In Gemmatimonadota bacterium, a genomic segment contains:
- a CDS encoding stage II sporulation protein M: MPMNEYRLNKVPFLLAVCCILAGLVIGRSSPLDTGPAGAPDHASDANTLFPRVFLDGHDEWKYIIGTNLKVCAVLLTGILSLGFMSMANLAWIGLSTGWVVRSAIDSGMSWERVAALTVPHGLLELAGFAMIAAVACEGFIIIYRKLRLDDWSFSMDRLSLNYRRLTAGLLLVLAASMVETYLTGQIAAGFN; encoded by the coding sequence ATGCCGATGAATGAATACCGTCTCAACAAAGTACCCTTTTTACTCGCTGTGTGTTGTATACTTGCCGGCCTTGTAATCGGCAGATCGTCTCCCTTGGACACGGGACCTGCGGGCGCTCCGGACCATGCTTCAGACGCGAATACCCTGTTCCCCCGCGTTTTCCTCGATGGACACGATGAGTGGAAATACATCATTGGAACGAATCTGAAAGTCTGCGCCGTTCTTCTGACGGGGATTCTATCGCTGGGATTCATGAGCATGGCGAATCTGGCCTGGATCGGACTGAGTACCGGATGGGTTGTACGAAGTGCGATAGATTCTGGCATGTCGTGGGAAAGGGTGGCCGCCCTTACGGTGCCTCATGGATTACTGGAACTCGCTGGATTCGCCATGATAGCGGCCGTGGCTTGCGAAGGTTTTATCATCATATACAGAAAGCTGAGATTAGATGACTGGTCGTTCAGTATGGACAGGTTGTCATTGAACTATCGAAGATTGACGGCGGGGCTCTTGCTTGTGCTTGCAGCCTCCATGGTGGAAACCTACTTAACCGGTCAGATAGCGGCCGGATTCAATTGA
- a CDS encoding M48 family metalloprotease: MIDSNNERNLNAAESLPDEEGKIRLTWRDKLVEFGLDMAAAAACMFLAALVFAGILLSTIDVAETSAPGLFESGSIAVVVLIVVSAAVGNTCAYLCFPYLTRLIFRGYELQDDRLDRSVRKLLTVTGMDITAETLYAMKGRTANAMVSGLFRKARYIFFTNKLLEKMNEDEILAIFAHEVAHIRHRHLSKMLLAGILWICMIQVLWNLSDFSAHFDALDESLKVWASGLIGGVNVWLVMVCVMLPLSRRNEYEADVTAAGWVGVECYSRALYRLHQLNDRMKAPRKFARIFLTHPTLQNRLDRVAQLNSK, translated from the coding sequence ATGATTGATTCCAATAATGAAAGAAACCTCAATGCCGCCGAAAGTCTGCCGGATGAAGAGGGAAAGATACGGTTGACCTGGCGTGATAAACTGGTCGAGTTTGGACTGGACATGGCCGCAGCAGCGGCGTGCATGTTTCTGGCGGCTTTGGTGTTTGCAGGGATCTTGCTCTCAACGATTGACGTGGCCGAAACGTCTGCTCCAGGTCTGTTCGAAAGTGGGTCGATTGCCGTCGTGGTGCTGATCGTCGTGTCGGCCGCGGTGGGTAACACCTGTGCATATCTGTGTTTCCCCTACCTGACACGGCTCATTTTCCGTGGTTATGAGTTACAGGATGATCGTCTGGACAGGTCGGTCAGGAAGTTGTTAACGGTCACCGGGATGGACATCACGGCGGAAACGTTATATGCCATGAAAGGCAGGACAGCCAACGCGATGGTTTCCGGCCTTTTTCGCAAAGCTCGATACATTTTCTTTACCAACAAACTGCTGGAGAAAATGAACGAAGACGAAATCCTGGCGATATTCGCCCACGAAGTGGCGCATATTCGTCACAGGCATTTGTCCAAGATGTTGCTGGCTGGGATTCTGTGGATTTGCATGATTCAGGTCTTGTGGAATCTGTCTGACTTCAGTGCCCACTTCGATGCATTGGATGAGTCCCTTAAGGTGTGGGCATCCGGTTTGATTGGCGGTGTGAATGTGTGGCTCGTTATGGTCTGTGTCATGCTACCCTTGTCGAGACGTAACGAATACGAGGCAGATGTTACCGCGGCCGGATGGGTAGGGGTGGAATGTTACAGTCGGGCCCTCTACCGCCTGCATCAATTGAATGACCGAATGAAGGCCCCACGGAAGTTCGCCCGTATATTCCTGACCCACCCCACCCTGCAGAATCGCCTTGATCGCGTTGCACAGTTGAACTCGAAATAG
- a CDS encoding M48 family metalloprotease: protein MNWREKLVEFGMFMALVMCGMVIGMMVILAVLLTMQSTLAEWAPGLTEAGSIPFIILVVVAVIIGNVCSFSCAPYIIRLLFRGNELKDERMDNAVKRLISVTGMSIRVEKIYAIKGNTANAVVAGLFRKGQCIFFTNRLLERMSEGEIMAALAHELAHGRHRHMTKVLVAIVLWALGVQIFFRLIDFHAYFGAQDPYWQIGANGVLSGLNIFLLMLLVLFPLSRRHEYQADATAALWVGTDLYKQALYRLHQINDQMKPPRKFLAKLGTHPTMQERLERVGMLE from the coding sequence TTGAACTGGCGCGAGAAGCTGGTCGAGTTCGGTATGTTCATGGCGCTGGTCATGTGTGGCATGGTGATCGGAATGATGGTCATATTAGCTGTTCTGCTCACCATGCAAAGTACCTTAGCGGAGTGGGCACCGGGACTCACGGAAGCCGGTTCGATACCGTTTATCATCCTGGTCGTCGTGGCCGTGATTATCGGCAATGTCTGTTCGTTCAGCTGCGCGCCCTACATCATACGTCTCCTCTTTCGCGGCAACGAGCTGAAGGACGAGCGGATGGATAACGCCGTGAAGCGCTTGATATCCGTAACCGGGATGAGCATAAGGGTCGAGAAGATCTATGCCATAAAGGGCAATACGGCCAACGCCGTCGTGGCCGGTCTTTTCCGTAAGGGACAGTGCATCTTCTTTACGAACAGGCTGCTGGAGCGAATGAGCGAAGGAGAGATCATGGCGGCCCTGGCGCACGAACTCGCCCACGGGCGGCACCGGCACATGACTAAAGTGTTGGTGGCGATCGTGTTATGGGCCCTCGGCGTCCAGATATTCTTCCGGTTGATCGACTTTCACGCTTACTTCGGGGCGCAGGACCCATACTGGCAGATCGGGGCTAATGGCGTTTTGAGCGGATTGAACATCTTCCTGCTTATGTTACTCGTCCTGTTCCCGCTTTCGAGGCGGCACGAATACCAGGCGGACGCGACCGCCGCCCTGTGGGTGGGCACAGACCTGTACAAGCAGGCTCTTTACCGGCTGCATCAAATCAACGACCAGATGAAACCGCCGCGGAAGTTTCTGGCGAAGCTGGGCACCCATCCGACAATGCAGGAAAGGCTAGAACGGGTGGGGATGCTCGAATAA
- a CDS encoding efflux RND transporter periplasmic adaptor subunit, producing the protein MKKRLVIAGVTACSLIAVLLYFVFSSTARDASFRIHQVQHGSISEVLAETGTIQFVRTVMVKPTISGEVRHIHTDVGDRVSAGDVLAVIEPDPSQSLQLSRQRARVDGARIDLSERELNFERKRELYERSLVSSEEFDQARIAHTRARHDLDMAELELRILEMKVNVEVDSDLTHDAVRVMSPLDGIVIARAVEEGEVVASGTSSYTGGTEMFRIGDPDRMIVKSAVGEIDAGRVRPGQDVRIRVDAYPDAMYHGRVERVAPVGVRGPGSTLVTFDTEIVISDPTMELQQGMSCDIDIVLEKNDHSVLVPASSVMETADYRGAFIDQNDPALTGSTPGRRHMVYRCTSADPELPRCPESYLESAMVEVGIESTENVEILSGIEPGAPIALDARAVHAALTAKHP; encoded by the coding sequence ATGAAAAAACGGTTAGTCATTGCCGGTGTAACGGCCTGCAGCCTCATAGCCGTTCTGCTGTATTTTGTGTTCAGTTCCACGGCTCGCGATGCCTCGTTCCGTATCCACCAGGTACAACACGGATCGATCTCCGAGGTGCTGGCGGAGACGGGCACTATCCAGTTCGTCCGAACCGTCATGGTCAAGCCCACGATTTCCGGGGAAGTCAGACACATTCACACGGATGTCGGAGATCGGGTTTCAGCGGGGGATGTGCTTGCCGTGATAGAGCCGGACCCTTCCCAGTCCCTGCAGCTGTCCCGGCAGCGCGCCCGGGTGGACGGCGCCCGGATCGATCTTTCAGAAAGGGAGTTGAACTTCGAGCGAAAGCGCGAGCTGTACGAGCGGTCCCTGGTATCGTCCGAGGAATTCGACCAGGCAAGGATCGCACACACCAGGGCCCGTCACGATCTCGACATGGCAGAGCTTGAACTCAGGATTCTGGAAATGAAGGTGAACGTCGAGGTGGATTCGGACCTTACGCATGACGCCGTGCGAGTCATGTCGCCGTTGGACGGTATCGTCATTGCCCGTGCGGTGGAAGAGGGCGAGGTCGTAGCATCAGGTACCTCGTCGTACACCGGCGGCACGGAGATGTTCCGAATCGGCGATCCGGACCGGATGATCGTCAAATCGGCCGTTGGAGAAATTGACGCGGGAAGGGTCCGGCCCGGACAGGATGTGCGGATCCGTGTCGATGCCTACCCGGACGCGATGTACCATGGACGGGTGGAGCGCGTCGCGCCAGTCGGTGTGCGCGGGCCCGGCAGCACGCTGGTCACGTTCGATACCGAAATCGTGATATCGGATCCGACGATGGAATTGCAGCAGGGCATGTCCTGCGATATCGACATCGTGTTGGAGAAGAACGATCACTCGGTGCTGGTGCCCGCTTCTTCCGTCATGGAAACGGCCGACTACCGGGGTGCGTTCATCGATCAAAACGATCCGGCACTGACCGGATCGACGCCTGGCAGGCGGCACATGGTCTATCGTTGCACTTCGGCAGACCCCGAATTGCCGAGGTGCCCGGAATCGTACCTGGAGTCCGCCATGGTCGAGGTCGGTATCGAATCGACCGAAAACGTGGAGATCCTTTCCGGTATTGAACCCGGCGCGCCCATCGCACTGGATGCCAGAGCGGTTCATGCCGCGCTGACCGCGAAACACCCATAA
- a CDS encoding FtsX-like permease family protein, which yields MKEFESVRGGTMVWVSPSRFVNRDGQWLEVPDYEHFVWQDVLEISRSSNAVRQVVPAATSNADLRYAKTSYGGMVYGTTPTFPDLYQWPVSSGRFIIDRDVTRWRKVCVLGDELAAKLFDDADPVGKELKLNGQRFAVIGVMEPKTVFNESWGNRVFVPITTVQKRMLGHEGFDLLSIKVADSRVMDRALGDIEAALKTNHGEEAGFDIVSGKDAMDQIGGVINAVKSSIAALAGISLMVGGIGIMNMMLVSVTERRREIGIRKSVGARHVDIVNQFTLEATCISALGGILGISLGLGFGSVFSFVLNQVWDLAFTSGASVSNILLSLAISLAIGLCAGIYPALKASQLSPVDAMNQE from the coding sequence ATGAAGGAATTCGAATCGGTGCGCGGCGGCACCATGGTTTGGGTGAGTCCATCGAGATTCGTAAACCGGGATGGACAGTGGCTCGAGGTACCGGATTACGAACATTTCGTCTGGCAGGACGTGCTGGAAATCAGCAGAAGCTCGAACGCCGTGCGCCAGGTGGTCCCGGCCGCGACATCGAACGCGGATCTCAGGTACGCGAAAACGTCCTATGGCGGGATGGTGTACGGTACGACGCCAACGTTTCCGGACCTGTACCAATGGCCGGTTTCCTCGGGCCGATTCATTATCGACCGCGACGTTACACGCTGGCGCAAAGTTTGCGTGCTGGGCGATGAGCTGGCCGCGAAGCTGTTTGACGATGCCGACCCGGTCGGCAAGGAACTGAAACTGAATGGCCAGCGGTTTGCCGTGATCGGCGTCATGGAGCCAAAGACGGTTTTCAATGAAAGCTGGGGAAACCGGGTCTTCGTTCCGATTACAACGGTCCAGAAACGGATGCTTGGCCACGAAGGCTTCGATCTTCTGTCCATCAAGGTGGCGGATTCGCGTGTCATGGACCGTGCGTTGGGCGACATTGAGGCAGCCCTGAAAACAAACCATGGTGAAGAGGCCGGATTCGACATCGTCAGTGGTAAAGACGCCATGGACCAGATCGGAGGCGTGATAAACGCCGTTAAATCTTCGATTGCCGCATTGGCGGGCATCTCGCTGATGGTGGGCGGAATCGGGATCATGAACATGATGCTGGTCTCCGTCACTGAACGGCGGCGGGAAATAGGCATCAGGAAGTCGGTAGGGGCGAGACATGTCGATATCGTGAATCAATTTACGCTGGAAGCCACCTGTATCAGCGCTTTAGGCGGAATACTGGGGATATCGCTGGGGCTGGGCTTTGGTTCGGTGTTCTCGTTTGTACTGAATCAGGTGTGGGACCTTGCTTTCACGAGCGGTGCGTCGGTTTCGAATATCCTCCTGTCGCTGGCGATTTCACTGGCCATTGGCCTTTGCGCCGGTATTTATCCCGCCTTGAAGGCATCGCAGCTGAGTCCGGTAGATGCGATGAATCAGGAGTGA